The Neodiprion lecontei isolate iyNeoLeco1 chromosome 6, iyNeoLeco1.1, whole genome shotgun sequence sequence TTGGGAGTTTGATTAGCCCTTTGTGGCTGCTGCCTGCCGCTTTCAATCAACTAACGAATTGGGTaagaagagaaagaattaatatgattgtaaaaataaacctCATACTTGCATTCCGATGATTGCTTCAACTATtggtaaattgtttttaaCCATTGAAACGGGTGAGTATTCATTCCTGCTCTTCCTGCTTCTTGGCCAGTCTGTTCAGCAGTTTTGAATTTTACCTGCGTCTTTTTTTTCGCGGTATGACTAATCGGCGTGTCATTTATTTTACCGTTCTTCGTGACTCCGTTTTATGGCGAATGCAACGCATGCAATTGAGTGAAGTGTTTCATGGAATATCACCGTAGTTCTACGACGTTGAAGTCAACAAGATTCGTGTATAGAGGAGTATATTAGTATTCGTGTATATTCAATGAGtcgtgttaattttatttacatgtattCAAAAAATAACTCAATACCAAGAAAAAGCTCGAAACtgcgctaaaaaaaaaaaatatatcgtaaagaagagaaaatcgTCCGCTGTTCAAACAAGTCAATTAACGGTCAGGTTTCTCCCATTCTCCATAACCAGTACAGGTATTATAAGTTTACAGAAATTCTCGAACTTGATGTAACGCGTATAATCGTCTACGTACATACACACCGCGCAGTAAgcgagaattttttatttttgtgaataaaattgtacacgCTGCGTCGGGATTACTTTACTTGACAAAGAATGAATAGAGCCATTATACAATTCGTATAACGGCGGCTTGCATGATTCAcctgaataataattaaacactTTTAGAGTTGGTCATAAAACTGCAGGCTTGGTTgtccaaaaaataattcgagtGTCTGTAACCTGTAGAAAACTAAAATATGGAGTTTGTGAAAGTGCACAGCTTAGATCCAATTACTAGAATTTTATCTCGCCAATATGGagaatttcttgaaatttctatGCTTACAACACAGTCCCGGTTAAGTGAGAATATGTAGCTGTGTCGTAATAAGTTTTCAAATAGTAATAAAATCTGTTGAACGTCTGCGTTATTGTTAtgttttgattaaaaaatatttggatcAATGCACGTTATCTGCTCGGAGAGGTACGTACAACAGACTCCATATACTTTATCTGATCATTTCTATTCGGGTCACTCAACCGCGCCATGTCAATGATCATTGTCTCTTGCGGAGATGGTATAATTAGCGACAACGTTCAGCCAAGCTTACGAAAATTCTGTGTTCAAGACTTTATTCGATATCCGGTATCATTCGAAGTTAACATTCGAAGAATAACGACCATTTGTTGATCCTCACATATAATACCATATTGTATTACATCTTGACGATGTTTAAGTTAGTAACattggtgaaaaatatcaCTATTATCTTAATTCTAGAATGATCTTTAAGTAACTAGGATTTCGAATACGAATTACGagtgtattttgttttattacggttttgCCTGAATTTGGGACAATTCCAAAATGGCGAagtaacggttttttttcagcatgaATCGTCACTATAACGTTACTTACTTCAGTATATCATACATCTTCTCCAGACGTGCAAAAATTATAGAACAACCATCCACTGCGAGCGAGAAGTGACAATTAAGAAACGAACGGACCTTGCGTAATATCCGCGACTCGCCAGAGCTGACGGCCTTTTATTCCGTGCACAGCAACCCAGTTCCGGGACCGGATCGCCTTAATCTCGATGAGTTACTTACGTTAAAGGCATACCTATAGGTATACATTTGGTGGGCTACAGCGTAGCGCAGTACCATGGAAAGTATAATCTCCAAATTTTTGCCACCCATAATGTATGGACTTATTCGAGGAGATTAACCAAAACAGTCGAAGAGAATGGAGAAATTGTTATCtgattttttaacaaagaaCATTTCTGTCAAAAATCATCCGGCGCTCACGATTACGCCTCGGCGACTTGATCTACGATACGTTCTTATGAGGTGGCACTGCCTACTTATCCATTATATTATACCACATATACATACAGTTATTAATGTACTACGGTTATACATTATGGTATTGTTCATTTATTCCGCAAACAATATACCATTTGTTTGGGTCAGACCATAGCCACACGGGGCCTTGaaactttacttttcaaatTGCCGACAGGTAAGCAAGCCCCTCTGCGAGGAGTACACGTTCAGTCTGCCAGATTTGCCGTTAATTGcgcaacgattttttttttttttacacacttgCTCGGATATCGCCACTCGCGTGTTGCGTGATGCCCTGGAGACTGTCGAGTAAATCCGGAACTTATTGTCAGTTCGTTGACCcctaattattatttcttcgcATCTTCCACCACCTTCGATGGCATggaaatcaattaattgacTCTAAGATGATTTGTACTTTGGGCTGAACGATGGACAGTGAACTAGAAGATAACGTTCCGGGTGAATTTATAATACTTTACTCACCCTTCAACCAATCGACTCCTAGGACTTCGAAATTTGAGATAGAATACTCAGGGTTAGAAGATGTTAGAGGCTGGTGTGTATAAACATTAATTAACAGACGTTTCTTCACGGGCTCAATTACTGACACAATTTCCATGACTAATTCGGTCcagttattaaaaatatctatGTACTAATGATCAAATGTGTCTGCGGACATATCATTACAGGCAGAAGAAAATATTGCCTAATTCTGTTACAGCAGTAATGCTAAGAGTGTGGATGTGGGTAAGAAACCGTCATCTTAACGAGAGGGATGTCTGAAAGTGACGGAGAGCAGACAGCTAGGTCTGTGGCCTTGGAGCAAGCATATGTCCACGAAGTGTACGAGCAATGCGCCGAGAAGACTGCCCAGAGTCGACACTGGCCTCGTATATATCAGTTTCTTGAAGAGCTTGAGCCTGGGGCCCTTGTATGTGACGTTGGTGAGTAAAGACAAGACGTCTTTCCCGGTATTCTTGGAATTTCTAGCATCAGAACTGAGAAGGACCATGTCTACCACTCTCCCGCCATCCTTATGCAAATGGAGTTGCCTGCCGATTATAATATCCCATAAATTATTGTCTCAGGTTGTGGCAACGGGAAGTATTTGAGCGTCAATCAGAGTATATTTAAAGTTGGGGCAGACAGGTGCAAACATCTGACGGACATTgcacgagaaaaagaaaatgaggtATGCTGTGCAGTACTGTAGTATAGCGGCATAACCAGAGTTATGAAATTGCACGTattatattttgaattcaaattcCAGGTCTTGATTTGTGACAATCTGTCATTACCTTTTCGCGATGACAGCTTTGATGCAGTTTTATCCATTGCTGTTGTTCATCATTTTGCGACAACTGAGCGGCGAATTCACGCGCTTAAGGAATTGGCAAGAGTATTGCGAATTGGAGGACGGTTGGTAATATCTGTCTGGGCTATGGAACAGCGACACAGAAAGGTGAATTGAGAACTATATAACTTTCAATTAGGCTGTAAAGTGACATTTTTCGTTGGAAGTCTTGACACATTTTACAATGTAATGTTTATTTTACCAGTTCGAGTCTCAAGATGTGTTGATTCCGTGGCCCAAAGCCTACTGTCTTAGCTCGTTTTCGAATGGAGCTACATATTCGGGAATTCCATATGCCGATGAAATACAACACAACCAGATAGCCCCAAAGGATTTTCTAACATCCAAGAGGTACTTGTTACCGCTTACCACACTGAATGTTTTCAAACTACGATGAAATCCCATCTGATATGTGAACTGTAAAAATACTTGGAAGTGTAATCATTTTCAGAAATAGTCGAAAAAAGTATGGAACCAAAAGTTACTGGATTGATCCAGTGCTAAGCCCATCTCCCTCAACCAGCAGTCTCTCTAGTCCAAATGAAACATGCTACAGTTTTGTGCGCAGAGCCTTACAGGTGAGTCATTGCTCATTCTATTTCTGACAAACAGAATTTTACGCACAATAACGTTTTGGCACTTGTTTTCATCGAAGCTAATCACTGACGTTTGATATTCAGAAATTGGCAGGAGGTAAGCGCAACTGCCCTGGAAGTCGTCCTTGGTTTTTGGAGACTTGGAGCCAAAGCGGAGGAAAAGTAAAACGGCACATGCAACAGGAATATGATAGCGGGGATGTGGACGATTTGCCAATAGAATTGCGCCGACTTGAGGACTTGAATGCAACGCTCAACAAATATCCTGACACCCTGAGTGTCAAGTCAAAAAGCCTTGGTGATATTCTGGAAATACAACGACTCAACCTAGTGAGATCACGCTCTAGTATACCTGGTCTCTGCTCTACGTTAACATCTGATTCGTTCTTAAATGAAACGGCCGAAACTCCACCCCTTACCAATGCAAAGCCTAAGCTTGTGAAGCAAAAGTCTCATTTCATAGAAGATGTATGTGtagaaatttctgaaaacacTGCCATTCAAGAACTCATTAAGGACCTTCCAGATTTTCAGgtgaattttctttcagaTCAGATATgccaatattattatattgttgatttatcatttttttcgtgGCATTGATACCTCGTCCTCTAGCCTGCAAACCTTTATCATTGGTAATAACAAATTGTTCTGCAACGAAGGCTGCTTCTAACTCAATCTTGCTTCTCATTTCAGACTGTACAAAGGTTCCCTCTAAAACGTGGAAATGTACAGAAACAGAGCTCTCTGAACGAGGAGTTGATGTCTATTGATCGACtgaaggaaaaggaaaaagtgCGAAGGAACATAATGAAGCAAGCTTCGCTAAACGAGGAGATAATATGTAACCGAAAAGCATTCGAAGCATTCAAGGATTCACTTTATTCTACGAATGCTACAAAACGATTCCAACTGTTGAAAAGTGGCCTTACAAATAGAATAAAACAGTCAACCACGAATATAGAAAAGGTGTCTGGTATGTCAATTAAAAACGGATTTGTCAAAATGCTCCAAGGTTGGACATCTGCTGAAAACGAAGATGAAACAAGCTGCAGTACGATGATGCCCTGTGAGCCGGTGTCGTCGAAATTGAAACCCGCAGAGAAAGTTACGAcgacaataaaaaaagatgCGGAAATAGTCGAGAGACGATTATCGCGTGAAGATGGATCAGATTCATCCAAGGACAGTAGTTTGCAAAGTGACACTAGTGTTGATTCGGAAGACAGTTTTGCTTCGGTTATTTACGTGCCAAAACACGACTTGTCATCCATTATTGATGCAATCTCAGCAACTCCTGGTTGTCAGTTAAGCGCTATGTCTGCTCCGCCTTCACCACGAGTGAAACACCCTCCTGATTTAATGGGACCAAGATTGAAACTGATTCCGATATCACCGCTGCTTAAACAATTTCCTGCCACCAGCAAGTCGTTACCACCGACAAGCCCACCTGGACTATCTCCTCGTACGCTAAACTCAATACCACCTAGGAAATTTTTTAGCGCTTTTTCTAGTAGTCATCAAACTTCTATATTTGATAAACTGATTTCTGCTGATGAGACCGACTTCAATTCTAGCAATCAACAGAAAATTACTGATTCTCAAAGTTCGGAGCTACTTGATCCACCCAGTGTTTGTACGGATTCTACAATAGAAAAACACAGCCCTACAAAGCAATTATCACCGACTCAAGTAGAGAACGAGCCAATGTCGCAAGCAACAAACACTGAGAATGTCGTATCATTGGACGAAGCCCCTCTGGTCCCAGTACCCGAGGAAGTCTCGATGCCACGAGCTAAGATCATAACTGAGAAATCCAGTACAGAATCTATCAACGAGGAAGAAAGTCGTAAATCGAGATTGAATCAAATAAAGGAACTCCTCAAACAAAAACCAGGCTTTGCGACTAGATGTGCCAAGCCGTCGTTCCCATTGGTCCGACGTGCCTCAGCGGCTGCTCCTGGTCGCTTAGAAACAGTTACTAGGCCTTTGCCGAGACTCTTGTCTTTAGAACTATTCAATCCGGAAACAGATGATTTGGATAGCGACTCAAGTGGGGTATCGTCCCCTGAATCCGTCGGTTCTGTAATCAGCGTGATATCGGATGAGCGTTTCACGACAGTTAAAGGTATAGTGAAATTTTGTCAAGTCTTAATGTCGTAGGTTTATTTAAAGTCTATTAATGAGCAATTCTTTGGTTAATTTTCAGATAACGTTAAATTGGATGGCAATGGACAAGAGATGTCGCAAAATCCAAACGAAAGGCACCCATCTTTGGTGGTAAGGCATTCCGAATTTAGTCATTTAGATAACAACAGCGCGTACGAATTATTGACACCCAGAAGCCTAAGTGAATCGTCGACGGAAGTGTCATTAGCATCGTCGCAATCAATTAGACTTTTGGAAGCAGCAGCCATCGTTGCCAGTTCTCTTGAGGATGCTGTGGAAACAGCAATCCAAGTGAAACCGCACAGTGACATGTACTCATCAAAAGCACAAAAATATACAACTTTGGATGATTCATTGAAGTTTCCAAATTCGTGGAGAAGTGATGGTGCCTCTCCCTCGGAGCTACAAGAGTTATTGGATGACTCAAAACCGAATTCTTTTTTGCCGGAGACAAAGACATGGGACGAAGAATGCCGACAACAGTTGATCGACTTTAcggaaaaattgaatgaaaaccTCATCCATGACATTGATAAATATTGCCAAAAAACTGAACTGGAATTCAGCCAGGATTCAAAACCGAAAAGGATCGACTTGGATGTGTGTGTGGCGAACTTGGAACCTAAAGTCGTTAATTCTTTTATAATCGACTCGTATATACCTCGATACAAACAGCTGTCAGGCAACGAAAAATTGGCAACTTGTAAATATAGCGAACTAGTAGACACCAATGCCTGGTTAAATAAATGTACAAACGGTATGGAGATTTCAAAAACTGACAATAAGCCAAGCGATAATTTGCTTGGGCTAGAATGCTCAAACGCAGACATAAGTAGTAaaagtataattaataatttactCATTGAGAGAGGAAATGCCGAGGATATCATggattttgttttgatttcaaataatgGAGAATATACCGTTCGAgagaagaatgaaattaaagattCATGCACGGGACAAGGTGTGCCTGAAATACAGTCCCAGGGTAGCGCTACGAGATTTAtcgaagaaattgaagaaaaggCACGTCTAAGATTCGGAAATTCGATCGAGTCAAGCGACATCGGAGATTCCATAGAAAACACTACCAGTCTTAGCGATTTCAGTCAAACCGAATCATTTCGAGAATCCGTAGCAATGGAAAAAACTCACAATGGTAGTTCAGCATCTCTCGGATCTTGTAATACCGagtgtaaaagtaaaaatgcCAAGAGCAAACTTCAGTCCGAAGGACGTTCAGCTTCGGAAGAGATTAACTCCCGTCCTCCGATGGTTAGGCAACAGGCGTCTGTTAATTCTGAATGTATATTATCTGCAACTAGCAATGGAACTTTAACAGGTTCATCTTCGCAAGAGTCATTGCCATCTGATCATGGAGGCGGAGCCATAACGTATCACCAGTACTATCATGTTTTCAGAGAAGGAGAGTTGGACCaactaattaataaatatgttgaaaatttacatattatttcGTCCTACTACGACCACGCGAGTTGGTGCATAGTTGCAGAGAAAGTGCAAGTCTGGACTATATGACTCACCGCTACTTGCCAATAtcaaatttccaattttatatattttcctGCTTTTTTAAGCTGTTCTTCTCATAATAATTACCTATTACAATGGCttgtaaatatgtaaaatataatgttTCTGAACTAAGCGCACAGGCTGGTAGATAATTTGTATAGTAAATAACACTTTTAGTTatagatatttatattatttaaatgcttgatcaatgttgaatttttttttttttcttgtacgtTAACAAATATCGAAACGCCGATATTCTTTGCGCGtcattaatttattatgtatttCACCCTTCATTATTTCGAACTGATATTAGCAACGTGATAGAAACATACCTTCGAAAAGTTCTTGCCTACTAATTGAAATAAACGGAATATAATCTGAGGAATCAGGTGCagtaagtgaaaaacgaacaatttttgaattattcataatGCAGAAATGACCTTCAGTTCttgttttgatatttttacagtatatttttttgcagaatGAAAGACTCGTGTTCCATGGTAATGCAGTACATACTGTAAGCAGAACTTATAGAACGAACGCCTAAATAATGTTATAAGAATGCTACGAGTCTTGTTGTCTACATTCGATTGTTGACTTCTATTTGAAGAGCTCTAAACTACCTAAGAacataagtaaaaaaaaaaccgtttcaCCCTGTAAATAAATATCCCTGTTCAAGAACTTAGACAATTTGTGAGATTAATCTATTAATGTTGTTTTACGTAAGCATCCGTCTAGCAATTGTCCGAATATACGAACTCcatcaaatttacaaaaatcactaacaatgataattaaatttaaaaaaatatatccattaaaaatagtaataataataatattgataaaaagtGGAAATGCTACTACTATTAAAACACAATATCACGGTTTGTTGTACTCAATCTAGATCTCGCtacataaaaataacaaaacaatATGATCGTATGTTTGTGAgattttcataatta is a genomic window containing:
- the LOC107222643 gene encoding uncharacterized protein LOC107222643, which gives rise to MSESDGEQTARSVALEQAYVHEVYEQCAEKTAQSRHWPRIYQFLEELEPGALVCDVGCGNGKYLSVNQSIFKVGADRCKHLTDIAREKENEVLICDNLSLPFRDDSFDAVLSIAVVHHFATTERRIHALKELARVLRIGGRLVISVWAMEQRHRKFESQDVLIPWPKAYCLSSFSNGATYSGIPYADEIQHNQIAPKDFLTSKRNSRKKYGTKSYWIDPVLSPSPSTSSLSSPNETCYSFVRRALQKLAGGKRNCPGSRPWFLETWSQSGGKVKRHMQQEYDSGDVDDLPIELRRLEDLNATLNKYPDTLSVKSKSLGDILEIQRLNLVRSRSSIPGLCSTLTSDSFLNETAETPPLTNAKPKLVKQKSHFIEDVCVEISENTAIQELIKDLPDFQTVQRFPLKRGNVQKQSSLNEELMSIDRLKEKEKVRRNIMKQASLNEEIICNRKAFEAFKDSLYSTNATKRFQLLKSGLTNRIKQSTTNIEKVSGMSIKNGFVKMLQGWTSAENEDETSCSTMMPCEPVSSKLKPAEKVTTTIKKDAEIVERRLSREDGSDSSKDSSLQSDTSVDSEDSFASVIYVPKHDLSSIIDAISATPGCQLSAMSAPPSPRVKHPPDLMGPRLKLIPISPLLKQFPATSKSLPPTSPPGLSPRTLNSIPPRKFFSAFSSSHQTSIFDKLISADETDFNSSNQQKITDSQSSELLDPPSVCTDSTIEKHSPTKQLSPTQVENEPMSQATNTENVVSLDEAPLVPVPEEVSMPRAKIITEKSSTESINEEESRKSRLNQIKELLKQKPGFATRCAKPSFPLVRRASAAAPGRLETVTRPLPRLLSLELFNPETDDLDSDSSGVSSPESVGSVISVISDERFTTVKDNVKLDGNGQEMSQNPNERHPSLVVRHSEFSHLDNNSAYELLTPRSLSESSTEVSLASSQSIRLLEAAAIVASSLEDAVETAIQVKPHSDMYSSKAQKYTTLDDSLKFPNSWRSDGASPSELQELLDDSKPNSFLPETKTWDEECRQQLIDFTEKLNENLIHDIDKYCQKTELEFSQDSKPKRIDLDVCVANLEPKVVNSFIIDSYIPRYKQLSGNEKLATCKYSELVDTNAWLNKCTNGMEISKTDNKPSDNLLGLECSNADISSKSIINNLLIERGNAEDIMDFVLISNNGEYTVREKNEIKDSCTGQGVPEIQSQGSATRFIEEIEEKARLRFGNSIESSDIGDSIENTTSLSDFSQTESFRESVAMEKTHNGSSASLGSCNTECKSKNAKSKLQSEGRSASEEINSRPPMVRQQASVNSECILSATSNGTLTGSSSQESLPSDHGGGAITYHQYYHVFREGELDQLINKYVENLHIISSYYDHASWCIVAEKVQVWTI